A window of Glycine soja cultivar W05 chromosome 2, ASM419377v2, whole genome shotgun sequence genomic DNA:
agataaaaaagttttaaaggTTTTTGGACAAGTCCTCCATTTTGAGAACTGAATCATAAGCATAGTAGTATTtcttaatttgaattttctctTATTCATGAAGTTACTTACCAATTCCTTAAGTAACGGATTATGTTATGATTCCAGAGTGTTGACAATGAAATTATCTTGTGGGAACCTAAAGTGAAGGAACAAACTCCAGGGGAGGTTAGTTATAATCATtatcttttcttaattattttttaatgtgtaaCTTTTAATCagcttcagtttttttttttttttggatgtttAGGGTGTAGTTGACATCCTTCAGAAATACCCTGTTCCCGAGTGTGATATCTGGTTCATCAAGTTTTCTTGTGATTTCCATTTCAACATAGCCGCAGTAGGTAAGCTTATctaattgcaatttttttttacattgattattTTCTCTAGCATGTGCAGTTTTTTTGCTACAGTGGCATGATCTATTTATTTCACAATTTGTTCATAACAGATTTCTGACAATTTGGACTAGTTCTTTCACTGGCAAGTTTGTACTttcaagattttaattttattttatattcactttttacattttctggGTCCGCCAGGTAACAGGGAAGGGAAGATTTTTGTTTGGGAATTGCAGTCAAGTCCTCCTGTACTTGTTGCAAGGTTCGTTTATCTACCAAGATTTTTTCAatcgtttttattttatgaaattcttATTTTGTGTCACCTTGTTCAGGTTGTCACACCCTCAATCAAAATCTCCAATCAGGCAGACTGCTACGTCCTTTGATGGAAGGTAATTCTTCATATATTGATGTTGCCGCTCACAATTTTGAGGcaatgttgtttttttgttttaaattgtaGTTGTTTCTTGTGTTATGTTGTAGTACTATATTGAGTTGCTGTGAGGATGGCACAATATGGCGCTGGGATGATGTTACAAACTCCTCAGACTAAGTTATCTACCTACTATACAAATCTGATGTACCAATATCACTGATTAAGTCATTAAGTAAGTGTGTGAATCCGCGGGTGCTTCCTCAAGCAAAGTTAATGTTTGTTTTGAAGTTCTGTATGATTCCTCGTTTATGAGATTTGGCAATGGAGAAAGTCATCTACTACCAACACCACCATCTCTACTAACCTTTTCAGAAGACAAAAGCTTGTCAATGCCTTCACTTCCTGCAAATCACCATATCATAACACAATCAATTCTACTCCACATAATAATGGTGATATTATGAAAAGGTATAAATAACTACTTGTTGCATTAGCTTCAccatgaaaaattaattgattttttcttaCCATAAGACCGTTCCAAATTTTtgccaaaacaatttttttggcCGATGGCCAAAGGCTTTGAATGTAAAACAGATATTAAGTGCTCCTAGGAACAATAGTGTGTGCAAGCCATTtgacgtgctcaaacgttaaccTCAATCAAGTCTCCAATTCTCGGGAAGCTGCAGACAATTGCTATTACATGTAACCATTGTATTGTGATTTTGTCATTCCGATGGAAAAGTAGTTCTCACACACCAAATTAATGTTAGGAATATAGTATTttctaacactttttttttagacGAAGactatttcatttcattagtAATAAGATGGGAAATACAGATTGGAACATAATCAAATTGATAGTTATGGTCCTTATTGATACAAATTCCAACTCCGAAGTCCTGATGATCTTCAAACATTGCCTTGGTCTATGTTGAATTTAAGGAAGCCTTGATACTTTCTGTATTTCTTTCTCAAATTGCACAtgatacttctttctttttttatgttacGTTTACCCTTGTCTGTTAATGTTATTAACTGATGTCAATTGAGAACAGACAAAATTACtctaatatttttgttactcTCGCACCTTtggtatttttttctcaaattgcaCTTGATacctctatttattttttttacattatttttattttccttttgttaatgtTAATTACTAAGGTTAATTGAAATATGTGAGTAGATAAAATTGGCCTAACATCTTGGttaaatattcaataataaattaacaattgacCATGTGAATAAACATTTCTTAAGGTAATAACAATTTTTCCGTTAATATTTGACTCTTACTTTATTGTTGTTAATACTTGAAGAAGATGCAACTTTTGATTGAAACATTATATCAAACacttagttataaaaaataaatatttttaaaaaaggagtCAAAAACACAAATGCAAAggcaaaatactaaaatttgaagtaaaaaatcatattcaatTAATAGAAATGATTGAGAACACGTCTAACAAAAACGCATAAATAAAATGACCTgttacacataaaaaaaatcaaactaagaagaaggagaagaatgaAGAGTGTTAACACACATATTAAAAAGGTGAGTTCAcgtccaataaaaaattatattcacgttcaattagagaaaaaagaaaaggaaggtgTTTAAGAATAAGGATCTAGTATAATACGAATTAAacaattaggatttttttttatgtaaaagtgAGTGATGTCaaatataatttagaaaaaaaaggaagcatgagtATAATttactcaataaaaaaattacgatGAAATAAGcgcataaataataaaaaattacgatGAAATAAGCgcataaatagtaaaaaattacGATGAAATAAGCGCATAAATAATTAGCTCTGGTGAGTGGCAATGGAATCCAGAAACTTGGGCAGACTGGGCATAGCATCCACGCTTTAATCGACCACTGCTTCTTCTACTTTTCTTTCCTCAAGTTGTTATCGTCCGCCATTCACTCCTCTTTtacatttttagggttttaactttctttcacttctttttttataataatttgctCCACTGCTAGGGTTTTGGCGGGAGTCGTCGTCGTCATTGAATCAGCCATGCCTCGGTACATTAACTTCCTTGCTGAAAAATCGTCCATTCCTTTGTATTTCACGTTTCATTGAATCCATggtattcattttctttttgtttgattttgcaTTGCAGGTACTACTGTGACTACTGCGACACCTATTTGACCCACGATTCTGTAAGTTGTTTCCCTCACCGATTTCGTTTCCCTTTCACTTCGAGTTAGTTTAGTCTACTGAATTTGTCAGtaaaatgcatatgaaaataGCTTATTGTTTCAATCATGGTCATAGACAGCTAGAAAGAGTCTCAACCCAGCAATAATAGGTGCAATTGCAAACTGAATGTGAAGTGTTTCCTTTGTCATGCGGGATTCTCATGTGTAGTGGGCTAGTGGCCCCTCTGTTATGGCTCTAATTTTGTACATGAAACCCCCCACAAATCCTCATTTTTTAACTTGAGTAGTTGGGGGTTTGAAACTAATTTGGGATAAGAACTGATTTTAATGGTTCAGGTTCTGGAAATGTGGAGTATTTTGTATGAAGTCAAGCCAGGGTTTTAAGGAAAGAggaaatttgtgattttttctgattttgggtgaaaaataatgtttttattggTGAGTTTTGAGTGTAAGAgggtttaaaatgatttaatctGTTCTATTTGTGGAGATTTTAAGTAGAAAATGAGGATTTTAAGGTTGGGTCTTGCTATCCCATGCCCTTAGGGCATtggttaagaaactaaaaagataaaatatttattgtgaaaaaCACAGAAGAGCGTAAAAAAACTCATGAGTAGCGCAATTTTGTGTAtcccaataaatatttttctcctttttgttccttaatcagtACCTTAAGACACTGATTAACATTTGCCTTTAAGGTTTTAGGTAAAGGAAAACTGATGAAAGGATTTTATTGTGGCTATTGAAAAAAGTTGGGGGGTTAACTTCAATAAAATTATTGGGGGACCAAATTGCACGTTAATAACAGTAGAGGAACCGAATCATTAAGGTTTGTTAGCCACACTAGGCATCAATACGTTGCTAATGTTGTTTGTGTGCTATTGCAGCCATCTGTTAGAAAGCAGCACAATGCAGGTTACAAACACAAGGTACCATGAATGTTTCTCATTTCTTGAAATAAATGCATTACATTGTACAGCATATTCATGACATTTAATGTCTGTTCATGCTTTCAGGCAAATGTGAGGACCTACTACCAGCAATTTGAAGAACAACAAACACAAAGTTTAATTGATCAAAGGATCAAAGAACATCTTGGGCAAGCTGCAGCGTTTCAGCAGGTTGGTGTGGCTTATAATCATCTAATGGTTCAGAGGCCTAACCTTCCTCCTGTATTGCCACCACCAAGATTGCCTATTCCTGGAAATGCACAAATACCTGGAAGCCAACCACTAATGCCAGGGATGAGACCACCTGTCTTTCCTAGACCTCCTGGTGCACCAGGTGAATTTGATCTTGCCCATTCCTTTTGTGATTTTCATAAAACTTCCATCTCCTCTTATTGAAATATTAAATCTGGCTTGGTCTGTCATATTCATGTCTTTTCATTTTACATGCAGACATGTGATTCTTTgatttattctcttaacaatgaCTCTCATTATGCATATCCCAATAGCTAACaacaaattgattttggtttctACTATTGCAATTGCcttgttatttaaatttccttttaaatataTGGTACTTCTTTCGTTGGCTTTTCTGTATTAGAAAGcactattataaataaataaaataagttttggaCTAGAAAACCTATCTGTTTTTATCTGTTTCTTTAGTtagaattttatgtttaaagCTGCAACTTCTATTCTAATGCTGAAAGTTCTGAAAAAATTGGGAGCCAAGTTCAAGCTAGTTCTTTTATTACACAACATCTGATGTAAGCGATTTTCAATTGGAGTTCACAGGATATGTTTCTGCACCTACCATGCCTCCAATGTTACCTCCACCTGGTGCTCCCCAGGCACCAGGTCAACTAAATACCATACCAAGGCCCCCTTCATTAGCTCCCCCTCCAGCAGTTCCTGGAAGCACTGCTGCTCCAGCTTCCAATGGTGCTCCCTCTATGGTATCATCAGCAAtgtatcaagccaatcctccgGCACCATCATCTGGAAGTTATGATAATTACAATGCCAGTGCTCAAGCACCTGAGGGTAATCACTGACCTGGTTGAACtggtatgttattttatattgattattggATTTTACACTAATACAATACTTGTTCAATAAAGTTTTTCTGCCTTTTCTTTGCTATTTCCAACCGTAACTCAGGGAGAAAGCATAGTATTTGCTGGGATCAAGTATTCATTGAATTTCTACTAATCAACAttctttactattttatttgtgTTATGCAGGTCACTCTGCATAATCTTATCTCTATTAGAGTCTTATGGCTAGAGCTATTTGTGCTCTCCCTACCAGCTGTTCATCAAATTAGGACTCTCCATTTGTGATCATATATAGAGTAATCATTGGTATGTAGCATGTCCAGCAGCTTGAATGCAAGAAATTTTTATGTGTTATGTTTTTGGTCCCAGATGACAGATTTATATCTAAGTGCCAATTACTagaacttttttattttgacatGACTTGCTGATGATAGGTTCTATTCtgcaattaatttgtttttaatctgAGTTTTATTAGTGATAAATGTAGatttgggaaaaaaaatcataatttcatatcATGTGTTATTGGATTTGAGTTCCCTAACAAAAGCATTGCATGTTTAATCAAGAACAAAAGTGCATTGATGTCTTGAtttcaaattatgtattttgatattgttgtaactttttatattgattatgcTTTCATTATTGTGATTAAGTTATTAGGAAATAATATTTCCCCTGGCAATATTAAAATACTTCAGAAAGTTGAAGTTCCTTTGTCCTCTTGAAGCATATGCTGTTGTTCAAAAGTTCATTCGTAAAATATTTCAGAAATAATTACTTGTGTCTTACCAATGAATTATATGGTATGTCAGACAATGATGAAATATGGAGATTCATTTCTTGgattacaataattattaaaaaaaattacttctgtTGGTCTTAAGATTCTCCACATGGGTCAAAGGACTGTGCAGCACCTAGGTGCCCCCTTGTATATAGTTATGGCTTGGGTTCCTGAAATGGATTGTACCaattttcatttgcatgtttgGCTTCAGCTTTTCATTGGCCTAGAAAAAATTCTCATCAACCATAGGTTCAATCAAGTCATATCCCATGCGAAAGACCTCTATATGTATGAACAATCTTTTGCATGGACGTCCAGGAAATCTTCTCCCCAAAATTTTTAACTTTAGCCTGTGGCTGAAAGTTCCGTTTTCACCTAATTATGATGTCACATTAATCTAAATATAGCGCGCATAATTTCGATAACCATTTTCTTCGTGGATATAACACCGTTCTCAACCGAAAGTCTCAATCGAAGTGATTACCAAGGACGAAATTTTCACTTTGGTCCGAGgagaaaaaatttcaattaagtaGAAAAGGACTAAGgtgaataaaattttgtaatatttgtCGAATTGAAAGATTGAAGTAATATTTACAATCTCGGGAATTAAAGCAAAAATTTAcacttgattaattaatttctagatataattttaaagcaCAATGAGCTGTAATTTGACCAAAAAAAGTTTTTAGAATGTACCTCTTTATAAAGTTTATTTTTCACAAACATTCAACGGACTTATACCAGGATGTCGGGGGAAAAGTTTAGAAAGGGTTAGTTAGATTCTTTTctcactttattttaaaaattgttttaaaagataaatttacattattcaacaattaattttttatctaaaactttgttaagttttcaaaataagtgtttttgaaaactaaaaattaaaaatagctgAGAAATGTTTTTTCAACctcatcttttgttttctttgggtTTTAAGTTCTTAAACTATTTGAgcatttttaattaagaaaaattgttaTACACTAATTTTAAAGACTCAATTACAAGATTGTAGAAGATCAAAGACTtaactaaaaaatttcaaaaaattcacaaacccactaatatattaaaaccttttcttaaagTATTGTATTTTTAAAGACAAACGTTTTAAAAGCTGAAAAGTATTTAAGggacaaataaattttaagaatcaaaattattttttaaaatgataaactaATAAGTCTTCACTCTGCAGagctacaaataaataaataaacacttGTGCATCACTGGCTCACTACTGTAGTAATTAATACTGTAAATACtgctataaaaaataattgggcATTTGGTCTAGTGGTATGATTCTCGCTTAGGGTGCGAGAGGTCCCGAGTTCAATTCTCGGAATGCCCCAcatcttattttgttttgagTGATAAAAGTAAAAGTGTTCACATGCATTCCCTGtgtataaaagtataaaataatttaaataacttacaaaaaagtaaattatcaatatttttatgtcttttaataacgtttttattatatcattgtacacatcataataataatactaatagtaAAAGAAGAGACTTACATaatcttaataaaattttataagtttcaataacttttaattaatattaaaagtgTGCTAAAAAGAATTTGCtaagaaaaattttatttttaagaatcatTTATcgataaacaaattatttttaaaaacaaatgctaaaattaataagatgttgacaataaaaacatgtaaaCAAGAAAGACAATACCAACGGGGTTGAATTTAGGGAAATGGATAGGTTAGGCTCGCAGTGAATCAAATTTGGATCTCTTTTAAGAGTTATTCATATTTAATGTCCTATGGCTCAAACAGGATTATTTTTTGAAGAAAGAAACATGCGAAAAACAATATATTCGgttaaaacttaaatatttttttaatctttttaatttaatatttttttatttttagtccttataaaattatttttttgtttttattattgtaaattatttttggtCTTTATAACGATTTAGATAACGATTTTTGTATCGTTcataatgttatttaaaatttttaagactaaaaataaacaaatataatttataagaattaattttttttttacaaaaataaaaaataaaaaacgatAACTGCaataaccaaaaatatatttaaaacaacttaaaattaaaatcatttggACGTAGGATAGGATATTGGGGAGTTGGAAGCAGAAG
This region includes:
- the LOC114390603 gene encoding U1 small nuclear ribonucleoprotein C-like, with amino-acid sequence MPRYYCDYCDTYLTHDSPSVRKQHNAGYKHKANVRTYYQQFEEQQTQSLIDQRIKEHLGQAAAFQQVGVAYNHLMVQRPNLPPVLPPPRLPIPGNAQIPGSQPLMPGMRPPVFPRPPGAPGYVSAPTMPPMLPPPGAPQAPGQLNTIPRPPSLAPPPAVPGSTAAPASNGAPSMVSSAMYQANPPAPSSGSYDNYNASAQAPEGNH